A single region of the marine bacterium B5-7 genome encodes:
- the nadC gene encoding nicotinate-nucleotide diphosphorylase (carboxylating), giving the protein MLDPAAVAAQVSAALQEDIATGDITAALLPADASATARIITRDNGVICGTAWVDAVFQQLDPSIQVTWAVKDCEAVSANQTLCELQGNARHLLTGERTALNFLQTLSATATTTASYVAALTGTKTQLLDTRKTLPGWRAAQKYAVRCGGGTNHRVGLFDAFLIKENHIAACGSILHAIQQARALHPEKRCEVEVESIEELQQALAAKPDVVMLDNFDLAMLREAVALTQGQVKLEVSGNVTLDTIREVAETGVDYISVGALTKHIRAVDLSMRLIDR; this is encoded by the coding sequence ATGCTTGATCCTGCCGCCGTTGCCGCACAGGTGAGTGCAGCACTACAAGAAGATATTGCTACAGGCGATATTACGGCCGCGTTATTGCCTGCGGATGCCTCTGCGACGGCGCGTATTATTACGCGTGATAATGGGGTGATTTGTGGTACGGCTTGGGTTGATGCTGTATTTCAGCAATTAGATCCGAGTATTCAAGTGACTTGGGCAGTAAAAGATTGCGAAGCGGTCAGCGCGAATCAAACTTTATGCGAGCTACAGGGTAACGCACGTCATTTGTTAACGGGCGAGCGTACGGCACTCAATTTTTTACAAACCTTATCTGCAACAGCAACGACAACGGCAAGCTATGTGGCTGCATTAACCGGAACAAAAACACAATTACTGGATACACGAAAAACCTTACCAGGTTGGCGTGCTGCACAAAAATATGCGGTGCGTTGTGGCGGTGGCACCAACCACCGTGTTGGTTTATTCGATGCTTTTCTCATTAAAGAGAATCATATTGCGGCTTGTGGTTCTATTTTGCATGCGATACAGCAGGCACGCGCTCTGCATCCAGAAAAACGCTGTGAAGTAGAAGTTGAATCTATCGAAGAGTTACAACAGGCATTGGCCGCGAAGCCGGATGTGGTGATGCTCGACAATTTTGACTTAGCGATGTTGCGTGAAGCCGTCGCTTTAACGCAAGGCCAGGTGAAGCTAGAAGTCTCGGGTAATGTGACCTTGGATACGATTAGAGAAGTGGCAGAAACGGGTGTGGATTATATTTCCGTCGGCGCATTAACCAAGCATATTCGTGCGGTAGATTTGTCGATGCGGTTGATTGATAGGTAA